ACATTGGAACTCTCATTTGTGTAAAATTTTTTAGAGCTGAATTCGAGAAGAGAGCTTTTATGTTAGCTATAATGTCTAGGGATATGTTTGGACTTCAAAGAAATTAGGGTGAAGTAGTTTGGGTTGCTTCATTATCTGGCCAGTGTGGATATGACTTGTTCCCACTGACTCGTTCCCTTGAAGCAATATAAAGTGTGTTGCTTTTTCATTATCTCTTCCTCAGCTATTCCGCGCTGCTTTGGGGGAACACTGAAGCAACTACATTTGCTCTTTAAGTTATTCTGTTTCTTGTTCATTTAAAAAACACTTGACAGTCAAATACAATTGGAAATATTAGTCTCTTGCAATTTGCTTGAAACTGAATTTGATGACAAATTTTATGTTGTTGCCAAAATATTTATGCAGGCTGAATTAGTTTTGGATGCTTCATTATCTGGTCAGTGTAGATATATGACTCATTCCCACTTGACTCGTTCCCTTGAAGCAATATAATTTGTGTTGCTTCTTTCATCTCTCCCTCAGCTATTCCAGATTGTTTTGGGGGGAACACTGGAGCAACTATATTTGCTCTTTATTTTAGTCTATTTCTTATCCATTTGAAAGTCAATGTACAGTCTTGTTGCACTTGGAAATCATTATTTTGCAAATTTTTTGAAACTGAATTAGAGAGAAAACTCTCATCCCTAGCTAAACTATTTACTGAAACAGTGATGTTTATTATGCTTCACTATCTGTAAGTAATATTACTCATTCCTTGAAGCAATAACTTCTGTTGCTTTTTCATCACTGGATTTGTTACTTGTACTCTTTATGTTAGTCTATTTCAATTGTATGATTTATGGTACTGCATTAATTGAATTTTCTCCTCTCAGTTATGTTTCCTTGGGTGATGATGTGGCATTTAAGTTTTTTGTTTGATGTTTTCGTAGTTACTTTTTCCTTATTCCTTTTGCTGATGTTTTATGTAAAATGCCTTGTAGATCTTTGAGAAGAACCCAACCAAGATCAAGAACTATGGCATTTGGCTGCGTTACCAAAGCCGAACAGGTTACCATAACATGTACAAGGAATATCGTGATACAACTCTCAATGGTGCTGTGGAACAAATGTACAATGAGATGGCTTCTCGACACAGAGTCAGGTTCCCTTGCATTCAGATTATAAAGACTGCCACTATTCCTGCTAAGTTATGCAAGAGGGAGAGCACCAAGCAGTTCCATAATTCGAAAATTAAGTTTCCATTGGTGTTCAAGAAGGTCAGACCACCAACAAGAAAGCTCAAGACAACATACAAGGCATCCAGGCCCAACTTATTTATGTAAACTCTATCCTCTGGTGAATGCGGTGCAGAAAGATGAAAGTTGGTCTACTTTTGGATTTCAATTTTTGTAGACTTCTCGTCATTTTTGTTTATTGGATATTGCTTTCATTGCAAATCTTATATGGTAGATTTGTCAGATTTGATATTTGGGATATTGTTGTTGTTTTACTTCTTGGCATGGATTAATGTTTGATGCTTTATTCCATTAGTTTAATAGTTTTACGTTTAGGTTGAAAATGTGCAATCTGTGGTTCTTTGGATTTGCGCTGGTGCCATGTCCCCTTATTTGCTCTCGTGGAAATTGATTGCCTGGTGGTCTGGGATGCGTGTGTATTGTCAAAGTTGTGGTCTGGTATAATGATGAAATGGTTCCTCTTCATCTTCATTAGATTATTGGTTGTTTTGTCGTGTGTTTGTGGACTTGACGCACTTTCATAATCAATGATTGAAGAATATATAGCTTTAACAAATTCTGTAACTAGATATTAAAAACATTGTTGGTCGTTCATGTTTTAGTCGTTCGTATGCCCAACGATTATGTATAGAACTGTAGATTATAGTGTTGGAATTTTGTTTTCGGCCTTATGCCTTGTGCTTTTAGGGTGTATGTAGGATGCTCTatggaatttaattaattattacgcTTATAGAGAGATGTCTTTTCCTGGACCTGCATGTACCTGCATTGATACTGAAAAGAGCTGGGTTGTGgtgttttatggaatttttttttcttgttcctGGGTTTGTTGGAGGGTATGATTTTTCAGACGTTCGGCATTTTTGGATTCTCTATCCATCTCTAGCTGTAGCCAACTTTTAGAGACTCGTGAAATGCCGAAGAGTTCTGCGATGCCACCCTCCCTGCTGAATTGCACTTCCTCGGGTTCAGGTTCAGGTTTCCTGTGTCGGCTCACCCATTGTTACTGGGGCTGTTTTTCTTGGGGTTTTTGATCCGGCTTTTGTCTTTGCATGTCCTCTCCTGTTCTTCCTGGGTAGTATAGATCCTCCGGTGACTACCCTTCAGAGATGGTGGCGATGTTGCTACCCGTTCCTGTTGCTGCTCTATTTCTGATTGCTTTATTCTGTCTTAGTGTTTGGTTTTTGGGGCTGGACTTATTGTATGCTGGGCTTTAGGAACTTTGTAATTTTGGCCATGGGTTGGTGTTGTTTTCTAAGCTTGGGCTTTATTAGTTCTAATGCTTGCTGGTAAAGTTTTGTTTTGGTTTATTCTTGTTTATGAAGTTTCTTatcttttgattaaaaaaaattaaatatcaaaatttcctttttaagaaTCTATCAAACGGAAAATATTGTCAGATATGCGATGCAAGTTTGCTTTCGTTTTGACCAACATGAGATTATGAGAATTAAATCTCACCAAAGAAGTTGGTACTAAAACTGTTTGCGACTTTAGGTCCTTCAGAATG
The Hevea brasiliensis isolate MT/VB/25A 57/8 chromosome 15, ASM3005281v1, whole genome shotgun sequence genome window above contains:
- the LOC110661821 gene encoding 60S ribosomal protein L18a, whose amino-acid sequence is MVTYRFHQYQVVGRGLPTENDEHPKIYRMKLWATNEVRAKSKFWYFLRKLKKVKKSNGQVLAINEIFEKNPTKIKNYGIWLRYQSRTGYHNMYKEYRDTTLNGAVEQMYNEMASRHRVRFPCIQIIKTATIPAKLCKRESTKQFHNSKIKFPLVFKKVRPPTRKLKTTYKASRPNLFM